The following are encoded in a window of Parachlamydiales bacterium genomic DNA:
- a CDS encoding nucleotidyl transferase AbiEii/AbiGii toxin family protein, which yields MISEAILRRLESYKCSSHQEYEAALLEIIQEIALLGLWRSKFFEKAVFCGGTALRILYGLDRFSEDLDFSLLLKAPNFEMKTYHQSVVRELQSLGFDVIVEEKKKTTESAVQSAFIKANTREHFLRIGLSTEDQKRMHSNKVLKVKFEVDMDPPLKFNINYRPLTFPGPFSVATMTLPDLFAGKMHALLFREYKGWVKGRDWYDFLWFLGQKIPLGLTHLEERMRQAGHLPNDHQLTEQRLKTLLDDRIRQLDVASAAADVRRFIKDQWKIEQWSQDYFLESATHLLTTT from the coding sequence ATGATATCAGAAGCCATTCTAAGACGACTAGAAAGCTATAAATGCTCATCTCACCAAGAATATGAAGCTGCTCTACTTGAAATTATTCAAGAAATTGCATTACTGGGGCTCTGGAGGTCAAAATTTTTTGAAAAAGCAGTCTTTTGCGGTGGAACTGCTTTGCGAATTCTCTATGGGTTAGATCGTTTTAGCGAAGATCTTGACTTTTCTCTTTTATTAAAAGCACCCAATTTTGAAATGAAGACTTACCACCAAAGTGTAGTTCGTGAATTGCAATCCCTTGGGTTTGATGTCATAGTTGAGGAAAAAAAGAAGACAACTGAATCCGCCGTGCAATCTGCTTTTATTAAAGCCAATACGAGAGAACATTTTTTACGCATTGGGCTTTCTACAGAAGATCAAAAAAGGATGCATTCTAATAAAGTTCTTAAAGTAAAATTTGAAGTAGATATGGATCCTCCTCTAAAGTTTAACATTAACTATCGGCCACTCACATTTCCAGGACCATTTTCGGTTGCTACGATGACTCTTCCCGATCTTTTTGCGGGTAAAATGCATGCGCTACTTTTCCGTGAATACAAAGGATGGGTCAAAGGGCGGGATTGGTATGATTTTCTGTGGTTTCTAGGACAGAAGATTCCTTTAGGACTTACCCATCTTGAGGAGAGAATGCGACAAGCCGGGCATCTTCCAAATGACCATCAATTAACTGAACAAAGATTAAAAACGCTTTTAGATGATCGGATTAGACAATTGGATGTCGCATCGGCTGCAGCTGATGTTCGTCGTTTCATTAAGGATCAATGGAAGATCGAGCAATGGTCTCAAGATTATTTTCTTGAAAGTGCAACTCATCTCTTGACGACGACTTAG
- a CDS encoding DUF2071 domain-containing protein gives MALEPFLSAKWKYLAMINYEIDPSILTPFIPQGTQIDLLNGKAYVSLVGFMFLDTFIRGFPIPFHRDFEEVNLRFYVKKNDDGRRGVVFIKEIVPRWGIAYIARRFYNEKYVALPMKHLINKQTTHISVEYQWEFKGKWQKIALQCQGEPHPLISGSEEEFMSEHYWGYSVQRDGGTLEYQVEHLPWRIWNAELCDVAVDMESLYGPVFAPFLEEKPASSFLAEGSDVLVYKGERVTVG, from the coding sequence ATGGCTTTAGAACCCTTTCTGTCAGCTAAGTGGAAATATCTTGCGATGATCAATTATGAAATTGATCCCTCTATATTGACCCCGTTCATTCCACAAGGCACCCAGATTGATCTTTTGAATGGCAAAGCCTATGTCAGTCTTGTGGGATTTATGTTTCTTGATACTTTTATAAGAGGATTTCCCATTCCTTTTCACAGAGATTTCGAAGAAGTTAATTTACGTTTCTATGTCAAAAAGAATGATGACGGACGCCGCGGAGTAGTGTTTATTAAAGAGATTGTTCCTAGATGGGGGATTGCTTATATTGCGCGTCGTTTCTACAACGAAAAATATGTCGCTCTTCCGATGAAGCACCTCATAAATAAGCAAACAACACACATCTCCGTAGAGTATCAATGGGAATTCAAAGGGAAATGGCAGAAAATCGCCTTACAGTGTCAAGGAGAACCTCATCCTCTTATAAGTGGGTCTGAAGAGGAATTTATGTCCGAGCATTACTGGGGATATAGTGTTCAACGGGATGGAGGTACACTGGAATATCAAGTCGAACACCTACCTTGGCGTATTTGGAATGCTGAACTATGTGATGTAGCTGTTGATATGGAAAGTCTGTATGGTCCTGTTTTTGCTCCTTTTTTGGAAGAGAAACCTGCGTCCTCATTTTTGGCAGAAGGATCAGATGTCCTAGTTTATAAGGGAGAACGAGTTACAGTGGGCTGA
- a CDS encoding DUF899 domain-containing protein has protein sequence MTNHLTGTRKEWLAARLKLLAAEKELTKRSDELSRQRQELPWVQVDKEYRFETEDGSVLLADLFKGRSQLLIYHFMFAPEYTDGCPSCSSIADGFEGITCHLANHDVMLWAVSRAPLIKLQGYKQRMGWTFPWASSFGSDFNYDFTVSITEEQQNEGTVEYNYRTEPGAKVGQELRGNEGPVAAMAATTGTDVPTYMRERPGMSAFVLDKGIVYHTYSTFARGLDGLWNMYQWLDRAPKGRNEKGFWWRRHDEYDKS, from the coding sequence ATGACAAATCATCTGACAGGGACAAGGAAAGAGTGGCTCGCAGCACGACTTAAGCTTCTTGCGGCGGAAAAAGAACTTACGAAGCGTAGCGACGAGTTGTCGCGGCAACGTCAAGAACTTCCTTGGGTTCAGGTCGACAAGGAATATCGATTCGAGACGGAGGACGGAAGTGTCTTATTGGCAGACCTCTTCAAAGGGCGCTCCCAGCTCCTGATTTACCACTTCATGTTCGCTCCTGAATATACTGACGGTTGCCCGTCTTGCTCATCGATTGCAGACGGATTCGAAGGCATTACTTGTCATCTGGCCAATCATGATGTAATGCTTTGGGCGGTGTCGCGGGCTCCCCTTATAAAGCTGCAGGGTTACAAACAAAGAATGGGATGGACTTTTCCCTGGGCCTCTTCCTTTGGAAGTGACTTCAATTATGATTTCACCGTTTCAATCACCGAGGAGCAACAGAACGAAGGCACTGTTGAATATAACTACCGTACAGAACCTGGGGCTAAAGTGGGTCAAGAGTTGCGTGGAAATGAAGGACCCGTAGCTGCTATGGCGGCAACGACCGGAACCGATGTCCCTACCTATATGCGCGAAAGGCCCGGCATGAGCGCTTTTGTGCTTGATAAGGGCATCGTTTACCATACTTATTCTACCTTTGCACGTGGTCTGGACGGTCTTTGGAATATGTACCAATGGCTCGACCGTGCGCCTAAGGGGCGCAACGAAAAAGGTTTTTGGTGGCGGCGCCACGATGAATATGATAAAAGCTGA
- a CDS encoding TM0106 family RecB-like putative nuclease — protein sequence MYKLDSRSLSSLQKMGIKTLEDMVTTNIAELPKVSYASPERLQKAQLQAQSLIDNKVLLIGDFDHLPDTPLKLYFDIEGNPLLDVDYIFGFWVSGDPTGQYALPENVRFYKAEDRYFLYFLADRPEDEKAMWDAFVNWVKLLPEEYTVYHYANYEKTHLEKLSELYDGSPLLKRFQDKLVDLQQVVEKSIIFPLHFYSIKDIAKSPFLNFKWRHQKAGGGQSVFWYDQWLATGEKSIMDDIINYNEDDVRATEHLFRWIKENIQTLMIDKSLLRANLK from the coding sequence ATCTACAAACTTGATAGTAGAAGTCTTAGTAGCTTGCAAAAGATGGGGATTAAAACTCTGGAGGACATGGTAACCACGAATATTGCCGAATTGCCAAAAGTGTCCTACGCATCACCTGAAAGACTCCAAAAAGCACAATTGCAAGCTCAATCTTTAATCGATAATAAAGTTCTTCTTATTGGCGATTTCGATCATCTCCCCGACACGCCCTTAAAGCTGTATTTTGATATAGAAGGGAATCCTCTTTTAGATGTCGATTACATCTTTGGTTTTTGGGTTAGCGGTGATCCCACAGGCCAATATGCGCTTCCTGAAAACGTGCGCTTTTATAAAGCTGAAGACAGATACTTTCTTTACTTTCTGGCTGATCGCCCTGAAGATGAAAAAGCAATGTGGGATGCATTCGTCAATTGGGTGAAACTTCTGCCGGAAGAATACACTGTGTATCACTATGCCAACTACGAAAAAACGCACCTTGAAAAGTTATCAGAGCTTTATGACGGTTCTCCTCTTTTGAAAAGATTTCAAGACAAGCTTGTAGACCTACAACAAGTTGTTGAGAAATCCATCATATTCCCTCTCCACTTCTATTCAATAAAAGACATTGCCAAATCCCCCTTTCTCAATTTTAAATGGCGTCATCAAAAAGCTGGTGGCGGTCAAAGTGTGTTCTGGTATGATCAGTGGCTTGCGACCGGCGAGAAATCAATTATGGATGACATCATCAACTACAATGAGGATGATGTAAGAGCCACTGAACATCTTTTTAGATGGATCAAAGAAAATATACAGACTTTAATGATAGACAAATCATTGTTGAGGGCAAATTTGAAATGA
- a CDS encoding DUF4145 domain-containing protein has product MSLISKINEIKNTEQMNCPHCAVKALFNFSPPKETRNIEIRDAFCQGCGEVIVQIRKVNSELIPRGALGGLTNSKSYEKWQMAWPKEQVICIDERVPIEIRKDLNSANTLIDISPDAAAGLARRALERILKKYLKLKGRDLDALITASEDLLHPRIFGILDAVRKTGNFGAHLKEDADTEELFFVENDEARLAVRAVVDLALDWFVENVKAQEFLQQITNKTERTRKIKTSN; this is encoded by the coding sequence GTGAGCTTAATTTCCAAGATAAATGAAATAAAAAATACTGAACAAATGAATTGCCCTCATTGTGCTGTCAAAGCTTTATTTAACTTTTCTCCTCCAAAAGAAACTCGAAATATTGAAATCAGAGATGCTTTTTGTCAGGGTTGTGGAGAAGTAATAGTGCAGATTAGAAAAGTTAATTCTGAACTAATTCCAAGGGGCGCTTTAGGAGGTTTAACTAACTCAAAGAGTTATGAGAAATGGCAAATGGCATGGCCAAAGGAACAGGTTATATGTATTGACGAGAGAGTTCCTATAGAGATCAGGAAAGACCTCAATAGTGCTAATACATTGATTGATATTTCACCAGATGCGGCAGCCGGTCTTGCAAGAAGAGCGCTTGAAAGAATCCTAAAAAAATACCTAAAGTTAAAGGGAAGAGATCTTGATGCTTTAATTACCGCTTCAGAAGATCTTTTACATCCCAGGATTTTTGGAATACTGGATGCTGTTCGAAAGACAGGAAATTTTGGTGCTCATCTGAAAGAAGACGCTGATACTGAAGAACTTTTCTTTGTTGAAAATGATGAAGCTCGCTTAGCTGTAAGGGCTGTTGTGGATTTGGCTTTAGATTGGTTTGTGGAAAATGTGAAAGCTCAAGAGTTTTTGCAGCAAATAACAAATAAGACTGAACGGACAAGAAAAATTAAAACGTCAAATTAA
- a CDS encoding sulfite exporter TauE/SafE family protein, with product MMDDFWIFLVIGFLAQVIDGALGMAYGVTTTSFLLSFGFPPVTASAITHAAECITTGFSALAHHQLGNVDKSLFFKLLVPGIIGAILGAFMLTYIDGSVIKPIIAVYLLVMGFIIISKAFTVFPPVAVTHHLIPLGFGGAFMDAIGGGGWGPIITSTLLARGLDARTTIGSVNACEVFIATTVSITFFLSNVIIGWQVIAALALGGAIASPFGALLCKYIPVKVLLLTVGFLIIGLSSRTLWLSLQG from the coding sequence ATGATGGACGATTTTTGGATTTTTTTAGTAATAGGCTTTTTAGCTCAGGTAATCGATGGGGCTTTAGGGATGGCTTATGGTGTTACTACGACAAGTTTTCTTCTTAGTTTTGGGTTTCCGCCTGTAACTGCAAGCGCTATTACTCACGCAGCGGAATGCATTACGACCGGTTTTTCAGCACTTGCACATCACCAACTGGGAAATGTAGATAAGTCTCTTTTTTTTAAATTACTAGTTCCGGGAATCATAGGAGCGATTTTAGGAGCTTTCATGTTAACGTATATTGATGGAAGTGTCATAAAACCGATTATTGCTGTTTATCTTCTAGTGATGGGATTTATCATCATCAGTAAGGCTTTTACAGTATTTCCCCCAGTGGCCGTCACGCATCATTTAATCCCGTTAGGTTTTGGAGGTGCGTTTATGGATGCAATAGGAGGGGGAGGATGGGGCCCCATTATCACCTCAACTCTGCTTGCCCGTGGTCTTGATGCAAGGACGACAATAGGAAGTGTGAATGCTTGTGAAGTTTTTATTGCAACCACAGTATCCATTACATTTTTTCTTAGTAATGTAATCATTGGCTGGCAGGTAATTGCTGCATTAGCTCTCGGCGGCGCTATTGCTTCGCCTTTCGGGGCATTGTTATGTAAATACATACCAGTTAAGGTGCTTTTACTAACTGTGGGTTTTTTAATTATTGGATTAAGTTCCCGCACTTTATGGTTAAGTTTACAAGGGTAG
- a CDS encoding addiction module antidote protein, which produces MARSKKYQEFLLEHLADHDEAVAYLNAALEESVKGAEESQQHFLIALRNVAEAQGGVSALAKKAHVGRERLYKTLSGAGNPKWHTLVSLCVAMGLNLRLS; this is translated from the coding sequence ATGGCAAGAAGTAAAAAATATCAAGAGTTTCTGCTCGAGCATTTAGCTGATCACGATGAAGCTGTCGCGTACCTAAACGCAGCTTTAGAAGAAAGCGTAAAAGGTGCCGAAGAGTCTCAACAGCATTTCTTGATCGCCCTTCGAAACGTTGCAGAAGCGCAGGGTGGAGTTAGCGCATTAGCTAAAAAAGCTCATGTTGGTCGTGAAAGACTCTACAAAACGCTTTCTGGTGCTGGCAATCCTAAATGGCATACTCTTGTTTCTTTGTGTGTGGCGATGGGACTGAATTTAAGACTTTCATAA
- a CDS encoding DUF6036 family nucleotidyltransferase, with the protein MSIFSQKSLNQALSELGKLLLDKKQHYEIVVIGGGGLLLLGLITRPTRDLDLVACIDKGQFVTAKPLPQPLTQAIKEVGAAFGFAEDWINNGPWQLYEMGLPIGFQTRWHTTQYGALTVHLAGRFDQICFKLYAAVDQGIDSKHFADLKLLKPSKKELEEAEKWCKTHDVSECFAELMLGIKAELGG; encoded by the coding sequence ATGTCAATCTTTAGTCAGAAGTCGCTCAATCAAGCTCTTAGTGAATTAGGAAAGCTTCTTTTAGATAAAAAGCAACATTATGAAATTGTTGTGATTGGAGGGGGAGGGCTACTTTTGCTTGGACTAATTACTCGTCCTACAAGAGATCTTGACTTGGTCGCTTGCATCGATAAAGGGCAATTCGTTACAGCCAAACCACTTCCACAACCTCTTACTCAAGCTATCAAAGAAGTAGGGGCAGCCTTTGGTTTTGCAGAAGATTGGATAAATAATGGGCCCTGGCAGTTATATGAGATGGGGCTGCCTATCGGGTTTCAAACGCGCTGGCATACAACACAGTACGGAGCGCTTACAGTTCATTTAGCAGGTAGATTTGATCAAATCTGCTTTAAGTTGTATGCAGCTGTTGATCAAGGTATCGACAGCAAGCATTTTGCTGATCTTAAGTTGTTGAAGCCTAGCAAAAAAGAACTGGAAGAAGCAGAAAAGTGGTGCAAAACTCACGATGTTTCTGAATGTTTTGCTGAGCTGATGTTAGGTATTAAAGCAGAGCTAGGAGGTTAG
- a CDS encoding tetratricopeptide repeat protein, with amino-acid sequence MIKLLVCFFAVCLMHCSGVYSERLEENDQKVERLHSVTGLDQVNVLHFLEKFEEALTLVDQFLSQNLTDYERGWALLKKGTILTRLERPNEALEIYEEIEKTYAPSDQIGMLMSSVHYERSKALSKIGKQDRAIDALFEAIELTKQARYGSFDKEFRVEQMSIRMGRYLLLAGRPDDALNAFKTTIGHLEALLQRKNSRSMERLMHCELSVAYKEMVEVYVHQGEMTSAIDTCKKALEYAEKEKSNFPEHPWILQIKDRLANLQENN; translated from the coding sequence ATGATAAAACTATTAGTTTGTTTTTTTGCTGTTTGCCTTATGCACTGTTCAGGTGTGTATTCAGAACGCCTGGAAGAAAACGACCAAAAAGTGGAAAGATTGCATTCAGTTACAGGCCTGGATCAAGTCAACGTTTTGCATTTCTTGGAGAAATTCGAAGAAGCTTTGACATTAGTAGATCAATTTCTGAGTCAAAATCTGACCGATTATGAACGAGGCTGGGCTTTATTGAAAAAAGGGACCATTTTAACACGACTGGAAAGGCCGAATGAAGCTCTTGAGATTTACGAAGAGATTGAAAAGACCTATGCTCCCTCCGATCAGATCGGTATGTTAATGTCTTCTGTTCATTATGAGAGGTCTAAAGCCTTATCTAAAATAGGAAAACAAGATCGTGCGATTGATGCTTTGTTTGAAGCTATTGAATTGACAAAGCAAGCTCGTTATGGGTCCTTTGATAAAGAATTTCGTGTCGAACAGATGTCGATCAGGATGGGCCGTTATTTACTTTTAGCGGGGAGGCCCGACGATGCATTGAACGCTTTTAAAACAACGATAGGTCATCTTGAAGCTCTTTTACAAAGGAAAAATTCAAGAAGTATGGAAAGACTGATGCATTGCGAGCTGTCCGTTGCCTATAAAGAAATGGTAGAAGTGTATGTACATCAAGGTGAGATGACATCGGCCATTGACACTTGCAAAAAAGCTTTGGAATATGCAGAAAAAGAAAAATCAAACTTTCCGGAACATCCTTGGATACTCCAGATCAAAGATCGTTTAGCTAATCTTCAGGAAAATAACTAA
- a CDS encoding YaiI/YqxD family protein yields the protein MPKHKPNTIWVDGDACPKAVKEIIFKTSRRWNISVILVANSYQVIPQSTLIKLIVVDKGFDAADQHIVDQVEIHDIVITADIPLAAKVLKKKAIALNPRGEIYNENTIGSILSMRDFMKELRDAGSFTSGPAVFGLKDIKRFADSLNKLVS from the coding sequence ATGCCTAAACATAAGCCTAATACAATATGGGTAGATGGTGATGCTTGCCCAAAAGCGGTTAAAGAAATAATTTTCAAGACAAGTCGTCGCTGGAATATAAGTGTTATCCTTGTGGCAAACTCCTATCAAGTTATACCACAGAGCACTTTGATAAAACTAATTGTTGTAGATAAAGGATTCGATGCAGCCGACCAACATATTGTTGATCAGGTCGAAATTCACGATATTGTCATCACAGCTGATATTCCACTGGCAGCGAAAGTCTTGAAAAAAAAAGCGATAGCACTCAATCCACGTGGTGAAATTTATAATGAAAATACGATTGGTTCAATTTTATCGATGCGCGATTTTATGAAAGAACTACGCGATGCGGGTTCATTTACTAGCGGACCAGCAGTGTTCGGACTCAAAGACATTAAGCGATTTGCCGATTCACTAAACAAACTCGTTTCGTAG
- a CDS encoding catalase has translation MKNDDPKPTTNDAGIPVSSEEYSLSVGPDGPILLQDHYLIEQMANFNREKIPERQPHAKGSGAFGHFEVTKDISAYTKAAVFQPGKKTDTLIRFSTVAGEQGSPDTWRDPRGFALKFYTSEGVYDMVGNNTPVFFVRDPMKFQHFIRSQKRRADNGLRDHDMQWDFWTLSPESAHQVTVLMGDRGIPKTWRNMNGYSSHAYMWVNAKGERFFVKYHFKTDQGIDFLTQEEADRLAGIDGDFHRRDLFDAIKRGDYPSWTLSVQIMPFEEAATYRLNPFDLTKVWPHSDYPLHEVGRLTLDRNPTDFHTEIEQAAFEPNNMVPGIGPSPDKMLLARLFSYADAHRARLGVNYKQIPVNQPKVPVHSYSKDGAMRIQNVSDPVYAPNSKGGPKADGQDYPQVEVWNASGEFVRAAYTLRKDDDDWGQAGNLVRNVMDDAQRERLVSNVVGHLKNGVSEPVLQRAFEYWHNIDKDIGERIQKGVKSN, from the coding sequence ATGAAAAATGATGATCCAAAACCAACTACAAATGATGCCGGGATTCCAGTCTCGAGTGAAGAGTATTCTCTCTCAGTCGGACCCGATGGACCCATCTTACTGCAAGATCACTATCTTATCGAGCAGATGGCTAATTTTAACCGAGAGAAAATTCCCGAACGTCAACCACATGCAAAAGGATCTGGAGCTTTTGGTCACTTCGAGGTAACTAAAGACATAAGTGCCTATACCAAGGCGGCAGTATTTCAACCCGGTAAAAAAACTGACACGTTGATTCGATTCTCAACAGTTGCCGGGGAACAAGGAAGCCCTGATACCTGGCGCGATCCGCGTGGCTTCGCTTTGAAGTTCTATACAAGCGAGGGCGTCTACGATATGGTTGGAAACAATACTCCGGTATTTTTCGTTCGTGATCCCATGAAGTTCCAACACTTTATCCGCTCTCAAAAACGCCGTGCAGACAACGGCTTGCGCGACCATGATATGCAATGGGACTTCTGGACACTTTCACCTGAATCCGCACACCAAGTGACAGTGCTGATGGGAGACCGCGGGATTCCGAAGACATGGCGGAATATGAATGGTTATTCAAGCCATGCCTATATGTGGGTTAATGCAAAAGGAGAGCGCTTCTTTGTAAAGTATCATTTCAAGACCGATCAGGGGATTGACTTCCTGACCCAGGAAGAAGCCGATCGTTTAGCCGGTATTGACGGAGACTTTCATCGTCGCGACCTATTTGATGCTATTAAGCGGGGTGATTATCCTAGCTGGACTCTGAGTGTGCAGATTATGCCTTTTGAGGAGGCGGCAACTTATCGGCTCAATCCGTTCGATCTGACTAAGGTTTGGCCTCATAGTGACTACCCTCTGCACGAAGTTGGCCGGCTGACGCTTGACCGTAACCCCACCGATTTCCACACAGAGATTGAGCAGGCGGCATTCGAGCCGAACAATATGGTGCCAGGGATAGGTCCCAGTCCGGACAAAATGCTCCTCGCTCGTCTCTTTTCCTATGCAGATGCCCATCGCGCTCGTTTGGGAGTAAACTACAAGCAGATACCAGTTAACCAGCCAAAGGTCCCAGTCCACAGTTATAGCAAGGACGGGGCGATGCGGATCCAGAACGTTTCCGATCCGGTATACGCTCCAAACTCAAAGGGAGGGCCCAAAGCCGACGGCCAAGATTATCCCCAGGTAGAAGTGTGGAATGCAAGTGGTGAGTTCGTGCGTGCTGCTTATACTCTGCGAAAGGATGATGACGACTGGGGGCAAGCAGGCAACCTTGTGCGCAATGTTATGGACGATGCACAGCGTGAACGGCTTGTCTCAAATGTTGTCGGACATCTTAAGAATGGCGTGTCAGAGCCGGTTCTGCAGCGAGCGTTCGAGTACTGGCACAACATAGACAAGGATATCGGTGAACGAATCCAAAAGGGAGTAAAAAGCAACTGA
- a CDS encoding alpha/beta hydrolase produces the protein MKQKLRLLLLTVAMTFSHMFATGTETKQNSYLEGKSLGYSSLVDIGDGRKMYLECQGTGSPTVVLISGRTDRSDIWKTVANTAASGLSVFPAVAQFTRVCSYDRPGTVKITGNHIESSRSTSVPQPTTPKNAVADLHKLLTAAKVPGPYILVGHSYGGLIARLYADTYSNEVAGIVLIDTLTEFMYDSLPQNQQALWIRLNSHYSPDLDKYTTQEKTDFVPSFEQLRDSPASQPLPAIILTSDQTYDFKSLISQGILPPDTPVNFGPIVFQAHLLGQKRLTNVLKAKQITNTHAGHYIQTEQPQLVIEAIGEVVEQVRNNK, from the coding sequence ATGAAACAAAAACTTAGGCTTCTTCTACTAACAGTCGCAATGACATTTTCTCATATGTTTGCCACAGGCACTGAAACTAAACAGAATTCTTACTTAGAAGGAAAATCTTTGGGCTATTCTAGTTTAGTCGATATCGGTGATGGGCGCAAAATGTATCTGGAATGTCAAGGGACCGGCTCTCCTACTGTGGTGCTTATCTCCGGACGTACCGATCGCTCCGATATTTGGAAAACTGTAGCTAATACGGCTGCATCAGGTCTAAGCGTATTCCCGGCAGTCGCACAGTTCACACGAGTCTGCTCCTATGATCGCCCAGGGACAGTTAAAATCACAGGCAACCACATTGAATCTAGCCGTTCTACTTCAGTGCCTCAGCCGACCACTCCCAAGAACGCAGTAGCTGACCTTCATAAATTACTGACTGCAGCCAAGGTGCCTGGCCCTTATATCTTAGTGGGACACTCCTATGGAGGATTGATCGCAAGGCTGTATGCGGATACTTATTCCAACGAAGTTGCCGGTATAGTCCTTATAGATACCCTTACTGAGTTTATGTATGACTCTTTACCCCAAAATCAACAGGCACTATGGATCCGCCTCAATAGCCACTATTCACCGGATCTGGATAAATACACAACCCAAGAGAAAACAGACTTCGTGCCTAGCTTTGAGCAGCTTCGCGACTCTCCTGCATCGCAACCATTACCGGCAATCATACTCACATCAGACCAAACGTACGACTTTAAGTCTCTGATCTCCCAAGGCATCTTACCCCCTGACACCCCGGTGAATTTCGGACCTATCGTCTTTCAGGCCCATCTTCTAGGTCAGAAGCGATTGACAAATGTTCTGAAGGCCAAACAAATTACAAATACACATGCGGGACACTATATCCAAACTGAACAGCCGCAACTCGTGATCGAGGCGATCGGTGAAGTCGTCGAACAAGTGCGTAATAACAAATGA
- a CDS encoding ABC transporter substrate-binding protein: MRQFPLFFLFIIAVLLLPPHRCQSEGLTKNSDIKVAVFIDLNGVQGSLGQQALNGFLLGWQTAPPHLTQRIFLKIVNAKSNLELTQYLAEQIAPTVDIAAGFTDNNSIYAAGKAFEKSKVPFLSIGATDPTLPSKFSNYVFLTPFGDNLQAEAAAEFGSKTFGKTCAIVWDNTSDYTRGLRSYFKSYFEKISGKIVLEESFEGGCSIKEIGEKIHSLEIQPDFIYLATLPDCIGEILFSLRSASVKLPVIGGDSFDTPTLKTEARNNVWYTTHAWLSTENKDPAIENFLKLYSQAYQTAPTHSFAALGFDSANLILQTIQQTQHATSTTLLKRLEETQDFPGATGKITFTHSEHNPNKPVWIMQIKEGETSLAQEYIRE, from the coding sequence ATGAGACAATTTCCGCTCTTTTTCTTATTCATTATTGCAGTTTTATTGCTCCCTCCGCACAGATGCCAAAGCGAAGGATTAACCAAAAATAGCGATATTAAAGTTGCAGTATTTATCGACCTAAATGGCGTGCAAGGATCTTTAGGGCAGCAAGCATTAAACGGTTTTTTACTTGGGTGGCAGACTGCTCCTCCGCACCTTACCCAGCGCATATTTCTTAAGATTGTTAACGCTAAATCCAATCTAGAATTAACACAGTACTTAGCAGAGCAAATTGCTCCAACAGTCGATATTGCAGCAGGGTTTACCGATAATAATTCGATCTATGCAGCCGGCAAAGCCTTTGAGAAATCCAAAGTACCCTTCCTCTCCATAGGAGCTACTGATCCTACCTTGCCTTCAAAATTTTCAAATTACGTCTTTCTAACTCCTTTTGGTGATAATTTGCAGGCTGAAGCAGCTGCTGAATTTGGATCTAAAACATTTGGCAAAACTTGCGCGATAGTGTGGGATAATACATCTGACTACACTCGCGGATTAAGATCTTATTTTAAATCCTATTTTGAAAAGATCAGCGGTAAGATTGTTCTAGAAGAATCTTTCGAAGGCGGTTGTTCGATTAAAGAAATAGGTGAAAAGATCCACTCGCTAGAAATACAGCCTGATTTTATCTATCTTGCAACCTTGCCCGACTGTATTGGGGAGATTCTTTTTTCATTGCGTTCTGCGAGTGTTAAACTCCCGGTCATCGGAGGAGATAGCTTTGATACTCCTACGCTAAAGACCGAAGCACGCAATAATGTTTGGTATACAACTCATGCATGGTTAAGTACCGAAAATAAAGACCCTGCTATAGAAAATTTCTTAAAGCTTTATTCGCAAGCTTATCAAACAGCACCTACCCATTCATTTGCGGCTTTAGGTTTTGATTCTGCAAATCTTATTTTACAAACAATTCAACAAACACAACACGCTACCTCTACAACTCTTCTTAAACGGCTTGAAGAGACCCAGGATTTCCCTGGTGCCACAGGTAAAATCACCTTCACACATTCAGAACATAATCCTAATAAACCTGTGTGGATCATGCAGATTAAAGAGGGTGAAACCTCTCTAGCACAGGAATATATTAGAGAATAG